Proteins from one Prevotella sp. E2-28 genomic window:
- a CDS encoding ammonium transporter: MKVKKRWVILMTAMTLIAFAGIFVGEPTFECDWSVISAADVAWLITATIFVLMMTPGLSFFYGGMVGAKNVISTMLQSFIAMGLISVLWVVVGFSLCFGDDIGGVIGNPMTFLMFQNVGAEVYTTPAGNILGGATIPLALFALFQMKFAIITPSLITGSFAERVRFSAYMFFMMFFFFAIYCPLAHMTWHPEGLFMKWGVIDFAGGIVVHASSGVAALAGAIYLGRRKAETRKSEPANIPFVLLGAALLWLGWFGFNAGSSLHADGVAVKAFLNTNTASATAMMTWIFFDCLRGRKPSAMGAAVGCVVGLVAITPSAGYVTVGQSIFIAFVITMICNIAVYWRSHTSIDDALDVFPTHGTGGIFGTVLTGIFIQEGLIAGTWDGFVIFLYHLLAIVIVFVYTFIVSWIGYKLIDMMIPMRVSEYSEKVGLDFSQHDEHYGLAHIGERELAEYEEHIREKNK; encoded by the coding sequence ATGAAAGTAAAGAAACGTTGGGTCATCCTGATGACGGCAATGACGCTGATTGCCTTCGCAGGAATCTTTGTAGGCGAGCCTACATTCGAGTGTGACTGGTCGGTAATCTCAGCAGCCGATGTAGCTTGGCTGATTACCGCCACTATTTTCGTGTTGATGATGACGCCAGGTCTGTCGTTCTTCTACGGCGGCATGGTGGGTGCCAAGAACGTGATTTCCACGATGCTCCAGTCGTTTATCGCCATGGGCCTCATCTCTGTGCTGTGGGTCGTCGTTGGTTTCTCGCTGTGTTTTGGCGATGACATAGGTGGCGTTATCGGCAACCCCATGACGTTTCTGATGTTTCAAAACGTAGGTGCCGAGGTTTATACCACGCCCGCAGGCAATATTCTTGGTGGTGCCACGATTCCCCTGGCCCTCTTTGCCCTCTTCCAGATGAAGTTTGCCATTATCACGCCGTCCCTGATTACCGGCTCTTTCGCCGAACGTGTCAGGTTCTCGGCATACATGTTTTTTATGATGTTTTTCTTTTTTGCAATCTACTGTCCACTGGCTCACATGACGTGGCATCCCGAAGGCCTGTTTATGAAATGGGGTGTCATCGACTTTGCCGGTGGTATTGTAGTGCATGCCTCCAGTGGTGTGGCTGCCCTTGCCGGCGCCATCTATCTTGGACGGCGTAAGGCGGAGACCCGCAAGAGCGAGCCAGCCAACATCCCCTTTGTACTTCTGGGAGCAGCCCTGCTCTGGCTGGGTTGGTTTGGCTTCAATGCGGGCTCTTCGCTTCATGCCGACGGTGTGGCTGTGAAGGCATTCCTCAACACCAACACCGCTTCTGCTACGGCCATGATGACCTGGATTTTCTTCGACTGTCTTCGTGGACGTAAGCCGTCGGCAATGGGTGCTGCCGTAGGATGCGTAGTCGGTTTGGTGGCTATCACCCCCTCTGCCGGTTACGTCACCGTGGGTCAAAGCATCTTCATTGCCTTCGTCATCACCATGATTTGTAACATCGCCGTTTACTGGCGCTCACATACCAGCATTGACGACGCCCTCGACGTATTCCCCACTCACGGCACAGGCGGTATCTTCGGCACCGTGCTCACAGGTATCTTCATTCAGGAAGGCCTCATCGCCGGCACCTGGGACGGCTTCGTCATCTTCCTCTATCACCTCCTGGCTATTGTCATCGTCTTCGTCTATACCTTCATCGTAAGTTGGATAGGCTATAAACTCATTGACATGATGATTCCCATGCGCGTCTCAGAATACAGCGAGAAGGTAGGTCTCGACTTCTCTCAGCACGACGAGCACTACGGTCTCGCCCATATCGGAGAGCGCGAGTTGGCAGAATACGAGGAGCATATCCGCGAGAAGAACAAATAG
- a CDS encoding (deoxy)nucleoside triphosphate pyrophosphohydrolase, whose protein sequence is MKQIEVVAAIIRKEDKIFATQRGYGDFKDWWEFPGGKMEAGETPEEALKREIREELSTEISVDRFLCTVEYDYPAFHLKMHCYLCSLLTEALHLNEHEAAKWLTKDELDSVKWLPADLEVVDKIKNV, encoded by the coding sequence ATGAAACAGATAGAAGTCGTAGCAGCAATTATTCGCAAAGAAGATAAGATTTTCGCCACTCAGCGAGGATATGGTGATTTTAAGGACTGGTGGGAGTTTCCTGGCGGAAAGATGGAGGCTGGGGAAACACCTGAGGAAGCATTGAAGCGGGAGATTCGCGAGGAACTATCAACGGAGATTAGTGTGGATAGGTTCCTTTGTACAGTGGAGTATGATTATCCTGCCTTTCACCTCAAAATGCATTGCTACCTCTGCTCCCTGCTTACAGAAGCGCTGCATCTAAATGAGCATGAAGCAGCGAAATGGCTTACTAAAGATGAACTGGATAGCGTAAAATGGCTGCCTGCGGATTTAGAGGTGGTAGATAAAATAAAGAACGTATGA
- a CDS encoding response regulator, which translates to MNLVFTNISHELLTPLTVISASIEKLREQEPKFTKDYALMELNVERMTRLLQQILETTKSQAGELKLRVSQGDVMEYIRQTALCIEPLMYKKGLNFTIQCDPKSMMGWIDTDKIDKIIYNLLSNAAKFTETKGIVSLKVWTNKNFNQITIQVSDNGIGIPAGRIKGLFQRYYDGDYRWMQVNGTGLGLALTRELVYLHNGTIDCKSEEGKGTVFTVTIPISKEVYTPAQIDEQHAFDPTKPRKTIIDIRALELVPEQQIVPTTYGDQEGLYNILLVEDNEELLMLMKTLLCNKYNIRTATNGRQALEIIQKQDLDMIVSDVTMPEMDGNELTRQIKTNEEWNHLPVILISAKTSEEARKESMLIGADDFITKPFRLGDLELRINNIIENRKRIIREYATNEAENKDRPLTADELFLQRAHECVMNHLSDSEFDRDTFAAEMGASGSTLYNKLRALTGMNISNFIRYARMKEAKRLAESQPDIRVSDLAYMVGFKDPKYFATCFKKDFGIQPSELISKAQEKSANH; encoded by the coding sequence ATGAACCTGGTCTTTACCAATATATCACACGAATTATTGACGCCATTGACTGTTATTTCAGCATCAATAGAAAAATTACGAGAGCAAGAGCCTAAATTTACAAAGGACTATGCATTGATGGAACTGAATGTAGAACGTATGACGCGCCTACTTCAGCAGATATTAGAAACCACTAAGTCACAGGCTGGTGAGCTTAAGCTCCGCGTCTCACAGGGTGATGTCATGGAGTATATCCGTCAAACTGCACTCTGCATAGAACCTTTGATGTATAAAAAAGGGCTGAACTTCACTATTCAATGCGATCCAAAGTCCATGATGGGCTGGATTGATACTGACAAGATAGACAAAATCATATACAACCTGCTATCAAATGCAGCGAAATTCACGGAAACAAAGGGAATTGTAAGTCTCAAAGTATGGACTAACAAGAATTTCAACCAGATTACCATACAGGTGAGTGATAATGGTATTGGCATCCCTGCGGGCAGAATCAAAGGTTTGTTCCAACGCTATTATGACGGAGACTACCGATGGATGCAAGTAAACGGTACTGGTTTGGGATTAGCATTGACACGTGAGTTGGTCTATTTGCACAACGGAACCATAGATTGCAAAAGCGAAGAGGGCAAAGGTACTGTGTTTACCGTCACCATACCCATCAGCAAAGAGGTTTATACGCCTGCACAGATTGACGAACAGCATGCCTTTGACCCAACAAAGCCACGCAAGACGATTATTGACATCCGCGCATTGGAACTGGTTCCAGAGCAACAGATTGTGCCTACCACCTACGGCGATCAGGAAGGGTTGTATAACATATTGCTTGTAGAGGATAACGAGGAATTGCTGATGCTGATGAAGACATTGCTATGCAATAAATATAACATACGGACAGCTACAAATGGCCGACAAGCCCTTGAGATTATCCAGAAACAAGACCTCGACATGATTGTCTCTGACGTTACTATGCCTGAAATGGACGGTAATGAACTGACCCGGCAAATCAAGACTAACGAAGAATGGAATCATCTGCCAGTTATCCTCATCTCGGCTAAGACCAGTGAGGAGGCACGAAAAGAATCGATGCTTATTGGTGCCGATGACTTCATCACCAAGCCATTCCGCTTGGGTGACCTGGAACTACGTATTAATAACATCATAGAGAACCGCAAGCGCATTATCCGTGAATATGCTACAAATGAGGCGGAAAACAAAGACCGACCTCTCACTGCTGATGAGTTATTCCTGCAGCGTGCTCATGAATGCGTTATGAACCATCTGAGTGACAGCGAGTTTGACCGAGACACTTTTGCAGCAGAAATGGGGGCTTCGGGATCAACTCTTTATAATAAGTTGCGTGCACTAACGGGAATGAACATTAGCAATTTTATCCGTTACGCTCGCATGAAGGAAGCTAAACGACTGGCAGAGAGTCAACCCGACATTCGCGTTAGTGACCTGGCATATATGGTAGGGTTTAAAGATCCAAAATACTTCGCTACCTGCTTCAAGAAGGACTTTGGCATTCAGCCGAGCGAATTAATAAGCAAAGCCCAAGAAAAGTCAGCAAACCATTGA
- a CDS encoding metallophosphoesterase — MKFFLIILIAVLGLTGYVSWHLWRITPTGWPLKLTLTGLFLLWMVSFFVGFFTTEHVPVKVATVFYEVGNTWLIAFLYLLLIFLLADIASLCHLLPKTLLKDNLTGLLSVLGLVTVILTLGGFHYHHKYREELTLTTPKPIEKPLTVVLASDLHIGYHNRKAELARWVDLINAEKPDLVLIGGDIIDRSLRPVIEDNYAEEFRRIQAPVYTILGNHEYFSNVEQSERFFKDAGIVLLKDSTAHFKGLDVIGRNDRMARRRAAVKDLAEGLNGFTILLDHQPYNLEDAEQAGIDFQFSGHTHRGQVWPISWITDAVYEKSWGHHQRGNTRYYISSGLGIWGPKIRIGTRSEYLVLHIEPRRKATTLP; from the coding sequence ATGAAATTCTTCTTAATCATACTGATTGCCGTATTAGGGCTCACGGGATATGTCAGCTGGCACCTGTGGCGAATCACGCCTACCGGATGGCCTTTGAAACTCACCCTCACGGGATTGTTCCTGCTATGGATGGTCAGTTTCTTTGTGGGTTTCTTCACAACAGAACATGTTCCCGTCAAAGTGGCTACCGTATTCTATGAGGTGGGCAACACGTGGCTCATCGCCTTCCTCTATCTGTTGCTTATCTTCCTCCTGGCAGACATTGCCTCCCTGTGTCACCTCTTGCCGAAAACATTGCTGAAAGACAACCTAACGGGACTGCTTTCCGTTCTCGGCCTTGTGACAGTTATCCTGACGCTGGGTGGTTTCCATTATCATCATAAATACCGCGAGGAACTGACCCTTACTACCCCAAAGCCCATTGAGAAGCCCCTGACCGTTGTCTTGGCCAGCGACCTGCACATAGGTTATCATAACCGCAAGGCCGAACTGGCTCGCTGGGTGGACCTTATCAATGCTGAGAAGCCCGACCTCGTACTGATTGGCGGCGATATTATCGACAGGAGCCTGCGCCCTGTTATTGAGGACAACTATGCTGAGGAGTTCCGCCGTATTCAGGCACCCGTATATACCATTCTGGGTAATCATGAATACTTCAGCAACGTGGAGCAGTCGGAGCGTTTCTTCAAGGATGCCGGCATCGTGCTATTGAAGGACTCTACCGCCCATTTCAAAGGGCTCGACGTGATAGGCCGTAACGACAGGATGGCGCGTCGCCGTGCTGCGGTAAAGGATCTTGCCGAGGGACTCAACGGGTTCACTATCCTGCTTGACCATCAGCCTTATAACCTGGAGGATGCTGAACAAGCTGGCATAGATTTCCAGTTCAGCGGTCACACTCATCGCGGACAGGTATGGCCTATCTCATGGATCACCGATGCCGTGTACGAAAAATCATGGGGGCATCATCAACGCGGCAACACCCGTTACTATATCAGTTCAGGCCTCGGCATCTGGGGGCCAAAGATTCGCATCGGCACTCGTTCCGAGTATCTAGTACTACATATAGAACCAAGAAGGAAAGCAACAACGTTGCCTTGA
- a CDS encoding M48 family metallopeptidase: protein MSILVTYRITSRLSMRIVKNGDVHVSAPIGLPRAKVEAFILEHRDWIDEARKKTSNSQKQRREFYGQLPLTSRAQADEALKRLKALVEPMVEHHAKIMGVRPSLVYYKPTISRWGQCNLKDRSICISAYVLLLPDWCVEHVVVHELCHLLEPSHNARFHALMDKYFPRWREARKETRRISRMQGRADEE from the coding sequence ATGAGCATATTAGTAACATACAGAATAACCAGTCGCCTGTCAATGCGCATCGTAAAGAACGGTGATGTGCATGTATCGGCACCAATAGGATTGCCTCGCGCAAAGGTGGAGGCATTTATCCTGGAACATCGCGACTGGATTGATGAGGCCAGGAAAAAGACAAGCAACAGTCAGAAGCAACGCAGAGAGTTCTATGGCCAGTTGCCTCTGACCTCACGTGCTCAGGCCGATGAAGCACTGAAGCGCTTGAAGGCATTGGTGGAGCCTATGGTAGAACATCATGCCAAAATTATGGGAGTTCGTCCGAGCCTTGTCTATTATAAACCAACAATCTCGCGTTGGGGACAGTGCAACCTGAAAGACCGCAGTATCTGCATATCTGCCTATGTGCTATTGTTGCCAGATTGGTGTGTGGAGCATGTCGTGGTACATGAGTTGTGCCACCTGTTGGAACCCAGTCATAATGCCCGTTTCCATGCTTTGATGGATAAGTACTTCCCCCGTTGGCGTGAGGCACGTAAGGAGACCCGCAGAATCAGCCGGATGCAAGGCCGTGCTGATGAAGAATAG
- a CDS encoding DUF3427 domain-containing protein: protein MECITNQENPHIIQKALATFDTYWNSDNFEDYDYERFVAAISERKEVNRSVGRILHKYHVLPHQKAILDKLTVEREIHHSYKNLIVAATGTGKTVIAAFDYKRFYDTNQRHRLLFVAHRKEILEQSINTFSSVLNDSTFGELWVGDHRPSASGDLSHLFISIQSFNSNLDTFRRCGADYYDYIVVDEAHHSPTTSYQKVFDLFTPKILMGLTATPERADGVNLSNFNQRIAAELRLPEAIDNMLLSPFQYFCVGDPKTDLRHITWTQGGYDENELVRKLNTPDRLRLITESLPRYLSDEHGCRALCFCARLDHARDIAAGLSLAGYRAAMLSGDDSQERREDILRQFKAKKINYLCVVDIYNEGIDIPEIDTVLFLRPTKSLTIFLQQLGRGLRLAADKECLTVLDFVAQAHVNYSYESRFRALIPKSKNVTTTALKGAVAESFTMLPRGCTITMDKLAREYIISNIKSAIFNLNRLKQEVRQFRVNNDKILNLPNFLAQFDLDIRVIYKTRCWNALLREAGMLTYSMDNFTRVFEKNMYRFIHINSISYLKFIRNLLENNFEYEHNSRNNMFALMFYYRLYSRPITEFGFSSVDEGLKRFSKYAIFVDELKQIIEYLSEHIVITTRPIPELGEDNVLELFGCYTQEEQLTIFNKQTDVSLAGNQQAGVFSLNDINVELLWVTLNKSDKDFSPSTQYKDFAISESLFNWQSQHTANHFNKGRRYSEQKQNGRKFILFIRENKKDAYGFVPPYYCLGLVDYVDSHGDNPITVTWKLHNNIPGFILDKAQKMAVG from the coding sequence GTGGAATGCATCACCAATCAGGAGAATCCACATATCATTCAGAAAGCGCTTGCTACATTTGACACTTACTGGAACAGCGACAATTTCGAGGATTACGACTACGAACGTTTTGTAGCTGCTATTTCAGAACGAAAAGAAGTCAACAGAAGTGTTGGACGCATTCTTCATAAATATCATGTGCTGCCGCATCAGAAAGCCATCCTCGATAAACTGACGGTAGAACGCGAAATACATCATAGTTATAAGAATCTGATTGTAGCCGCAACAGGTACAGGTAAGACAGTTATCGCAGCTTTCGACTACAAACGGTTCTATGATACAAATCAGCGGCATCGGCTCCTTTTCGTAGCCCATCGTAAGGAAATCTTGGAGCAGTCTATCAATACATTTAGTTCTGTTTTGAACGATAGCACATTTGGTGAACTTTGGGTTGGCGACCATAGACCATCTGCATCTGGAGATCTTAGCCACTTGTTTATTTCCATTCAATCGTTCAATTCCAATCTTGATACATTCCGCAGGTGTGGAGCCGACTACTATGACTACATCGTGGTGGATGAGGCTCATCATAGTCCAACGACGAGTTATCAGAAGGTTTTCGACCTGTTCACACCAAAGATCCTGATGGGTCTGACAGCAACACCAGAGCGTGCCGATGGTGTGAACCTGTCGAACTTTAACCAGCGAATTGCAGCAGAATTGCGTTTGCCGGAGGCCATCGACAACATGCTTCTATCACCATTCCAATATTTTTGTGTAGGCGATCCCAAAACAGACCTTAGACATATTACCTGGACTCAAGGTGGATACGATGAGAACGAATTGGTGAGAAAGTTGAATACACCTGATAGACTGAGGCTTATCACAGAGTCATTGCCACGATACCTGTCAGATGAACATGGTTGTCGTGCGCTGTGCTTCTGTGCAAGGCTTGATCATGCACGCGATATTGCTGCCGGATTGAGTTTGGCAGGCTATCGTGCCGCCATGCTTTCTGGTGATGACAGCCAAGAACGTCGTGAAGATATTCTGCGTCAGTTTAAGGCAAAGAAGATAAACTACCTCTGTGTTGTTGATATTTACAATGAAGGTATTGATATTCCAGAGATTGATACTGTACTGTTCCTACGCCCCACAAAGAGTCTAACAATATTCTTGCAACAATTAGGCCGTGGCTTGCGTCTTGCAGCAGACAAGGAATGTTTGACGGTGCTTGACTTTGTGGCCCAAGCTCATGTGAACTATAGCTATGAGAGTCGTTTTAGGGCGCTGATTCCTAAGTCGAAGAATGTTACTACGACAGCCCTCAAAGGCGCTGTGGCCGAGAGCTTCACGATGCTACCCCGTGGGTGCACCATTACTATGGATAAACTGGCACGTGAGTACATTATCAGCAACATCAAGTCGGCCATCTTTAATCTAAATCGTCTCAAACAAGAAGTTAGGCAGTTTAGGGTAAACAACGACAAAATATTGAACTTGCCAAATTTCTTGGCACAATTCGACTTGGATATACGCGTCATCTACAAAACCAGATGCTGGAATGCACTCTTGCGAGAAGCTGGCATGCTGACCTATTCTATGGACAATTTCACAAGGGTCTTTGAGAAGAATATGTATAGGTTTATTCATATTAATTCTATTAGTTATCTGAAGTTTATTCGAAATCTTCTTGAAAATAATTTTGAATACGAACACAATAGTCGCAACAATATGTTTGCGTTGATGTTTTATTATCGTCTATATTCTAGACCTATTACTGAATTTGGCTTTAGTAGTGTAGATGAAGGGTTGAAAAGATTTTCCAAATATGCTATTTTTGTTGACGAATTAAAACAGATAATAGAATACCTGTCAGAGCATATTGTTATAACAACAAGACCAATACCAGAACTGGGAGAAGACAACGTTCTTGAACTTTTTGGCTGTTATACACAAGAGGAACAGCTAACCATATTCAACAAGCAAACAGATGTAAGTTTAGCTGGAAATCAGCAGGCGGGTGTGTTCAGTCTTAATGATATAAATGTTGAATTACTTTGGGTGACACTAAATAAGAGTGATAAGGATTTCTCTCCAAGTACTCAATATAAGGATTTCGCAATCAGCGAATCTTTGTTTAATTGGCAATCACAACACACTGCTAATCATTTTAATAAAGGTCGTCGTTATTCTGAACAAAAACAGAATGGGCGAAAGTTTATTCTCTTTATTAGAGAAAACAAAAAAGATGCATATGGATTTGTACCCCCATATTATTGTTTAGGATTAGTTGATTACGTCGATTCTCATGGAGACAATCCTATTACTGTTACTTGGAAATTACACAATAACATTCCTGGTTTTATTTTGGACAAGGCCCAGAAAATGGCAGTTGGATAA
- a CDS encoding phospholipase D-like domain-containing protein, producing MELKSGIYESLIYEALKKKLEALSNKYVFTDSIDSSEAPKLLTNYIAKIINSLLSDDSLFESLDGRFQFINDILNYIDKNWQCNIDDSLLTNQEELLSGIVDMAGLTKEQAKQRVTMRPLSGYTVSNLFTGSNTDLSIDGEIERDIQTADEIYWIVAFVRFSGVRIFENALREFLGKPNAKLKLITTTYMGASEPKAVDFLKQLAPSKVDIKVSYNCDLDRLHAKSYIFVRESGMNTAYIGSSNMSRSALTKGLEWNASPIRRIHISFRKRLLHLTLTGTATISRITTTNVL from the coding sequence ATGGAACTGAAGTCTGGTATATACGAATCGCTAATATATGAGGCTCTGAAGAAGAAGTTGGAGGCTCTGTCGAATAAATATGTCTTTACGGACAGCATTGATTCTAGTGAGGCACCAAAGCTGCTGACCAACTATATTGCAAAGATTATCAATAGCCTGCTTTCTGATGACTCCCTCTTTGAATCTCTTGATGGCAGATTTCAGTTCATCAATGACATACTTAACTACATCGATAAAAACTGGCAATGCAACATTGATGATAGTCTGCTGACAAATCAAGAAGAGTTGTTGAGTGGTATCGTCGATATGGCTGGACTTACCAAGGAACAAGCCAAGCAACGTGTCACGATGCGCCCTTTGTCAGGTTATACTGTCAGCAACCTGTTTACAGGCAGTAATACTGATCTTTCGATTGACGGTGAGATAGAACGTGATATTCAGACTGCTGACGAAATCTATTGGATAGTAGCATTCGTAAGGTTTTCAGGTGTCAGAATCTTTGAGAATGCCCTGCGCGAGTTCCTTGGCAAACCAAATGCCAAATTGAAACTCATCACTACCACCTACATGGGGGCCAGCGAGCCTAAGGCTGTAGATTTTCTAAAGCAACTTGCACCAAGTAAAGTTGATATAAAAGTATCGTATAATTGTGACTTAGACCGCTTGCATGCCAAGTCCTACATCTTTGTTAGGGAGAGTGGCATGAATACAGCATACATTGGTTCTTCAAACATGTCGCGTTCGGCTCTGACAAAAGGCTTGGAGTGGAATGCATCACCAATCAGGAGAATCCACATATCATTCAGAAAGCGCTTGCTACATTTGACACTTACTGGAACAGCGACAATTTCGAGGATTACGACTACGAACGTTTTGTAG
- a CDS encoding thioredoxin family protein — protein MIRKSLLIALLAMFFTITVDAQTALKKVYDENVNPLEQIDKALVKAKADGKFVVCQVGGNWCIWCLRFADFITNDTAISKVINDNFEYIHVNYNPRKSEGGAKAEQAAALMKRLDNCGRFGFPVFVVLDGDGKVMHIQDSSFLEEGKSYSQEKVLRFFQNWTPGAVNN, from the coding sequence ATGATTAGAAAAAGTTTGTTGATAGCCTTATTGGCCATGTTTTTTACTATAACCGTTGATGCCCAGACGGCATTGAAAAAGGTGTATGATGAGAATGTAAATCCCTTGGAACAGATTGATAAGGCACTGGTCAAAGCAAAGGCTGATGGTAAGTTCGTGGTGTGTCAGGTGGGGGGCAACTGGTGTATCTGGTGCTTGCGCTTTGCTGATTTCATTACTAATGATACGGCCATCAGTAAGGTTATCAACGATAACTTTGAGTATATCCACGTGAACTATAATCCCCGTAAGTCTGAGGGTGGAGCAAAGGCAGAACAGGCTGCAGCGTTAATGAAACGGTTAGATAACTGCGGGCGTTTCGGCTTCCCCGTATTTGTTGTATTAGATGGGGATGGAAAGGTGATGCATATCCAGGACTCTAGTTTCCTGGAAGAAGGAAAAAGCTATAGCCAGGAGAAAGTTCTGCGTTTCTTTCAGAACTGGACTCCTGGCGCTGTAAACAATTAG
- a CDS encoding peptidylprolyl isomerase — MKVKIQTMLGDIIVRLYDETPIHRDNFIKLVKEGYYDGTLFHRVIKDFMIQGGDPDSKGAPAGKMLGVGGPDYTLEAEIKDNIFHKRGALAAARQGDEVNPERRSSGSQFYIVWGQVYNEGQLRQFSKQLKMQKIQSAFNQLAAQHRDEIMQMRRERNRAGLQELQDKLAAEAEAQVTGDGLSDEQLKIYSTIGGTPHLDGQYTVFGEVEEGLDVVEMIQGTATGRADRPVDDIEMRISVIE; from the coding sequence ATGAAGGTAAAAATTCAAACCATGTTGGGCGACATCATCGTGCGCCTGTATGACGAGACTCCCATTCACCGTGATAACTTCATAAAATTGGTGAAAGAGGGCTATTATGACGGAACGCTGTTCCATCGTGTGATTAAGGACTTTATGATTCAGGGCGGTGATCCTGATTCAAAGGGTGCGCCTGCCGGCAAGATGCTGGGCGTAGGCGGACCTGACTATACGCTGGAAGCCGAAATCAAAGACAATATTTTCCATAAGCGCGGCGCCTTGGCTGCAGCGCGTCAGGGTGACGAGGTGAACCCAGAGCGCAGAAGCAGTGGCTCGCAGTTCTATATCGTCTGGGGACAGGTGTACAACGAGGGTCAGCTTCGCCAATTCTCAAAGCAGTTGAAGATGCAGAAAATACAGTCGGCCTTTAATCAACTGGCAGCGCAGCATCGCGACGAGATTATGCAGATGCGCCGTGAGCGTAATCGTGCCGGATTGCAGGAACTGCAGGACAAACTGGCTGCTGAGGCTGAGGCGCAGGTTACGGGTGACGGCCTGAGTGACGAGCAGTTGAAAATCTATTCCACCATTGGCGGTACGCCGCATCTTGACGGACAATATACCGTGTTTGGTGAAGTAGAGGAGGGACTGGATGTCGTAGAGATGATTCAGGGTACGGCTACCGGACGTGCCGATCGCCCCGTTGATGACATTGAGATGAGAATTTCTGTGATAGAATAG
- a CDS encoding SDR family NAD(P)-dependent oxidoreductase has protein sequence MKEKIVLVTGANKGIGFGIAKHLGLSGWQVIIGARDEQRAEKAINELKTAGVNVLGWVNIELRKFAAADVDYANKLVKELNEKYAGLSLLVNNAGIPGDMSVDSLHTELSDIKDTLDVNFTGTFALTKALIPQLTKNQGRIVNVTVPSEISPYWHPLAYVASKAAQNAMMGVMAIEFQQSNTLLEIFSVHPGPTTTDLNGNMALPGFHDIETVGQKMAELINDGQNHQGEFIELYPIVKED, from the coding sequence ATGAAAGAAAAGATTGTTTTAGTGACAGGTGCCAATAAAGGTATTGGATTTGGCATTGCCAAGCATCTCGGATTAAGCGGTTGGCAGGTCATTATCGGTGCACGTGACGAGCAGCGTGCCGAGAAAGCTATCAACGAGTTGAAAACTGCAGGCGTCAACGTACTGGGCTGGGTGAACATCGAACTGCGTAAGTTTGCTGCAGCCGATGTAGATTACGCAAATAAATTGGTAAAGGAACTCAACGAGAAATATGCAGGTCTCTCACTACTCGTCAATAACGCTGGCATCCCTGGTGATATGAGTGTTGACAGCCTGCACACCGAACTCAGCGATATCAAGGACACGCTCGACGTCAACTTCACAGGAACCTTTGCCCTCACAAAGGCGCTGATTCCCCAACTCACTAAGAACCAAGGACGAATTGTCAACGTTACCGTTCCCTCAGAAATCAGCCCTTACTGGCATCCGTTAGCATACGTAGCCAGCAAGGCCGCACAGAATGCTATGATGGGTGTGATGGCTATAGAGTTCCAACAGAGCAACACGCTATTGGAGATATTCTCTGTTCACCCAGGCCCTACCACCACCGATTTGAACGGCAACATGGCTCTCCCCGGTTTCCACGACATCGAGACAGTAGGCCAGAAGATGGCAGAGCTTATCAATGACGGACAGAACCATCAGGGCGAGTTCATTGAACTCTACCCTATCGTCAAGGAAGACTAA
- a CDS encoding Hsp20/alpha crystallin family protein, translating into MFQNSWMPTLFEDFLNTDFMPRANSTAPAVNVKESDKAYTMELAAPGIKKEYCRVAINDEGNLTIAIENKEEHKHEDKHHHYLRREFNYSNYEQSYTLPDDVMKDQISAKVEDGILTVTMPKTEPKQKVTKAIEVS; encoded by the coding sequence ATGTTTCAGAACAGTTGGATGCCAACTTTGTTTGAAGATTTCCTAAACACTGATTTTATGCCTCGTGCCAATAGTACAGCACCAGCAGTCAATGTCAAGGAGAGTGATAAGGCCTATACGATGGAACTTGCAGCTCCAGGCATCAAAAAAGAATATTGTCGTGTGGCCATCAATGACGAGGGCAACCTTACCATTGCCATTGAGAATAAGGAAGAGCATAAACATGAGGACAAGCACCATCATTATCTGCGCCGCGAGTTCAACTACTCAAACTATGAGCAAAGCTACACGTTGCCAGATGATGTGATGAAGGATCAGATTTCTGCCAAGGTAGAAGACGGCATACTGACCGTCACCATGCCGAAGACAGAACCTAAACAGAAAGTTACAAAGGCTATTGAAGTCTCGTAA